A region of Leptospirillum ferriphilum DNA encodes the following proteins:
- a CDS encoding YebC/PmpR family DNA-binding transcriptional regulator, whose product MSGHSKWATTKHKKAIIDAKRGKAFTRLAKEITVAARIGGGDPEGNPRLRTAMLKAREENMPMDNIKKAIQRGTGEIPGAHYEECQFEGHGPKGVAVMLKVQTDNKNRTVPELRTIFSKNGGNLGENGCVSWMFDQKGMISLEWPGATEDKAMELALETGADEFRLHENGIDLITSPADFPTVLESVKSRKLVPNFAEITMIPQTTVPLDGKDAQMMVRLMEALEEHDDVENVWSNFDIPDALLEQLLSGNP is encoded by the coding sequence TTGTCGGGTCATTCAAAGTGGGCGACCACAAAACATAAAAAAGCCATCATAGACGCAAAAAGAGGAAAGGCCTTTACGCGACTCGCAAAAGAAATTACCGTTGCCGCGAGGATTGGCGGCGGCGATCCCGAAGGGAACCCCCGGCTGCGGACGGCCATGCTTAAGGCACGGGAAGAAAACATGCCCATGGACAATATCAAAAAAGCCATCCAGCGAGGGACCGGAGAAATTCCAGGAGCCCACTACGAAGAATGCCAGTTTGAAGGGCACGGCCCGAAAGGTGTTGCCGTGATGCTGAAAGTTCAGACAGACAACAAGAACCGGACAGTTCCCGAACTGCGGACGATCTTTTCCAAAAATGGCGGAAACCTTGGCGAAAATGGATGTGTCTCCTGGATGTTCGACCAGAAGGGAATGATCTCTCTTGAATGGCCGGGAGCCACAGAAGATAAGGCCATGGAGCTCGCGCTGGAAACCGGAGCAGACGAATTCCGGCTCCACGAAAACGGGATCGATCTGATCACATCCCCAGCTGATTTTCCTACCGTCCTTGAGTCGGTGAAATCCCGAAAGCTCGTCCCGAACTTCGCGGAGATCACCATGATTCCCCAGACAACGGTTCCTCTGGACGGAAAAGACGCCCAGATGATGGTCCGCCTGATGGAAGCCCTGGAAGAGCACGATGATGTTGAAAATGTCTGGTCCAACTTCGACATCCCGGACGCTCTCCTCGAGCAACTTCTGAGCGGTAATCCCTGA
- the pheA gene encoding prephenate dehydratase codes for MIDIKKLREGIDRVDGEIIALLKKRADLAKQVGAYKVAHSLPFHVVAREREILDRILEQDTAPFPKEALRHIYREILSACLSLEEPVAISYLGPPATYTHQAAIKHFGNSLRFLPAPTIREVFRFVESKDALYGVVPIENSTEGMVNYTLDTLVETDLKVVGEIVLPIHHCLLTKSSSLSSIKTVFAHPQSQAQCRSFLSTHLPNIPLVETSSNTRAVELCLEDESGAAIAGEMAADIYNIPILRRHIEDYPDNQTRFLVIGTIEPGKTRKDQTSIMISIIDRVGALSSILDMIAKQGINVTRLESRPSRKKAWDYIFFIDIEGHQEDQSIRELLKKLQNLCPYVKILGSYPVPDRKNIVGPSHT; via the coding sequence ATGATCGATATCAAGAAGCTCAGGGAAGGCATAGACAGGGTAGACGGAGAAATCATTGCTCTTCTCAAGAAAAGAGCGGACCTGGCAAAACAGGTCGGAGCCTACAAGGTCGCCCACTCCCTTCCCTTTCATGTCGTGGCCCGCGAACGGGAAATCTTGGACCGGATCCTTGAACAGGATACCGCTCCTTTTCCCAAGGAAGCCTTACGGCATATTTACCGGGAAATTCTATCGGCCTGTCTGTCACTGGAAGAACCGGTTGCAATCTCTTATCTCGGGCCTCCAGCAACCTATACACACCAGGCCGCGATCAAGCATTTTGGAAACTCCCTGCGCTTTCTTCCCGCACCCACCATTCGGGAGGTTTTCCGCTTTGTTGAAAGCAAGGATGCCCTTTACGGGGTCGTTCCAATCGAAAACTCCACGGAAGGAATGGTGAACTATACGCTCGACACTCTGGTGGAAACAGATCTCAAGGTGGTCGGGGAGATCGTTCTTCCCATTCATCACTGTCTCCTCACAAAATCGTCCAGTCTTTCCAGCATCAAGACAGTCTTTGCGCATCCCCAGTCCCAGGCACAATGCCGGAGCTTCCTCTCGACCCATCTTCCAAACATCCCCCTTGTCGAAACATCAAGCAATACGCGGGCCGTTGAGCTTTGCCTGGAAGATGAATCCGGGGCCGCCATTGCAGGAGAAATGGCGGCGGACATCTACAATATTCCCATTCTGAGACGCCATATTGAGGATTATCCGGATAACCAAACGCGCTTTCTTGTCATCGGCACGATAGAACCCGGAAAAACCCGCAAGGACCAGACCTCCATCATGATCTCCATTATTGACCGCGTCGGGGCCCTGTCCTCGATCCTGGACATGATCGCCAAACAAGGGATCAATGTGACCCGGCTGGAAAGCCGTCCCTCCCGCAAAAAAGCGTGGGACTATATATTCTTTATCGACATCGAGGGACACCAGGAAGACCAGTCTATCCGGGAACTTCTGAAAAAGTTACAGAACCTTTGTCCCTATGTTAAAATTCTTGGCTCGTATCCGGTGCCGGATCGAAAAAACATCGTGGGACCATCCCACACATAA
- the aroF gene encoding 3-deoxy-7-phosphoheptulonate synthase, whose product MIIVLKPEATEQDIQHISGKLQENGLKVHISKGAERTIIGAIGDDRVLAGLPLAIFPGVESVHKILQPFKLVSREFKKEDTVIRFPNGVTIGGPEIQVMAGPCAVESDEQLLYIAERVKSAGAKILRGGAFKPRTSPYTFQGLGEEGLHHLSMAREKTGLLVITELMDPRDLPLLEKHTDIIQIGARNMQNFRLLSDVGESRKPVLLKRGLSATIKEFLMAAEYIASRGNQQIILCERGIRTFETMTRNTLDLNAVPVLKSLTHLPVLVDPSHGTGRWDLVIPMARAGIAAGGDALMIEVHNNPEEAYSDGEESLIPDNFDKLMKECRKIAAAVDRFIAE is encoded by the coding sequence ATGATTATCGTTCTGAAACCGGAAGCGACCGAACAGGACATCCAGCATATATCCGGAAAACTGCAGGAAAACGGTCTGAAAGTTCATATTTCCAAGGGAGCTGAACGGACCATCATTGGGGCCATAGGAGATGATCGGGTGCTGGCAGGATTGCCGCTGGCCATTTTTCCGGGAGTGGAATCGGTGCACAAGATCCTGCAGCCGTTCAAGCTTGTCAGTCGGGAGTTCAAGAAGGAAGATACGGTGATCCGATTCCCAAACGGGGTGACCATCGGCGGACCGGAGATTCAGGTCATGGCCGGACCCTGCGCGGTCGAATCCGACGAACAGCTCCTGTATATCGCTGAACGGGTCAAGTCTGCCGGAGCAAAGATCCTCCGGGGAGGAGCTTTCAAACCCCGGACTTCTCCCTACACGTTCCAGGGACTGGGAGAGGAAGGGCTTCACCACCTTTCCATGGCACGGGAAAAAACGGGACTCCTCGTCATCACGGAACTGATGGACCCGCGGGACCTCCCCCTGCTGGAAAAACACACCGACATCATTCAGATCGGCGCCCGGAACATGCAGAATTTCCGACTTCTTTCCGACGTCGGCGAATCCCGGAAACCGGTCTTGCTGAAAAGAGGTCTGTCCGCCACGATCAAGGAATTCCTGATGGCCGCAGAGTATATTGCCTCCAGAGGAAATCAGCAAATCATCCTGTGTGAACGTGGCATCCGCACCTTTGAAACGATGACCCGGAACACCCTCGACCTGAACGCGGTGCCTGTCCTGAAAAGTCTGACCCATCTCCCGGTGCTGGTCGATCCCAGCCATGGAACAGGTCGCTGGGACCTGGTGATCCCCATGGCCCGGGCCGGAATAGCCGCCGGTGGAGATGCACTGATGATCGAGGTCCACAACAATCCCGAGGAAGCCTATTCGGATGGAGAAGAATCCCTCATCCCGGACAACTTCGACAAACTCATGAAAGAATGCCGGAAAATAGCGGCAGCCGTTGACCGCTTTATCGCGGAATGA
- a CDS encoding prephenate dehydrogenase — protein MTDSCPYRTISIIGVGLMGASLAGALKASASPPVIRGSTPDRENGEKALRRGLIDSYTPSNREVVSGAELVVIATPPSSIPDIWEEIGPVVSPGTLLTDLASVKQNLHAIYLERFSPVFPRYISSHPMAGRELTGVDASRPDLFRDRLTFLIPFSSSPPGEDLERLKRLWTIAGSPRQTVVESREHDRILSLISHLPHLLSFSLLETLVQTTDKKTIPHWNWPSQRGGALKDMLRIAWSGPDLWGDILLQNRKELLSSIEDFTSSMDVFKKFLVAKDREGLISYLKTLQAKAHEDMHHERHS, from the coding sequence ATGACCGACTCCTGTCCTTACAGGACTATCTCCATCATCGGCGTGGGGCTGATGGGCGCATCCCTTGCCGGAGCTCTCAAAGCGTCGGCATCACCGCCAGTGATCCGTGGCTCCACCCCCGACAGAGAAAATGGAGAAAAAGCGCTCCGACGAGGCTTGATTGATTCTTACACCCCTTCAAACCGGGAGGTTGTTTCCGGAGCGGAGCTGGTGGTTATTGCGACTCCGCCGTCCAGCATTCCGGACATCTGGGAGGAAATCGGTCCGGTTGTTTCACCCGGCACACTTTTAACCGACCTGGCATCCGTAAAACAAAATCTCCATGCAATCTATCTGGAGCGATTTTCTCCCGTTTTTCCAAGGTATATCAGCAGTCATCCCATGGCAGGCCGGGAACTGACGGGGGTGGATGCCTCCCGTCCCGACCTTTTCCGTGATCGGCTGACGTTTTTGATCCCTTTCTCCTCTTCCCCTCCCGGAGAAGATCTCGAACGCCTGAAAAGGCTCTGGACAATCGCAGGAAGCCCGCGACAAACCGTGGTCGAATCGCGTGAACACGATCGGATTCTCTCCCTCATCAGCCACCTTCCCCATCTTCTCTCATTTTCCCTGTTGGAAACTCTTGTCCAGACGACAGACAAAAAAACGATTCCTCACTGGAACTGGCCTTCCCAGAGAGGCGGGGCCCTGAAAGACATGCTTCGTATTGCCTGGAGCGGTCCGGACCTTTGGGGAGACATCCTTCTCCAGAACCGGAAGGAGCTCCTCTCCAGCATTGAGGATTTCACCAGTTCCATGGACGTTTTCAAAAAATTCCTTGTCGCTAAAGACAGGGAGGGACTGATCTCTTACCTGAAAACACTTCAGGCCAAAGCGCACGAGGACATGCATCATGAACGTCATTCCTGA
- the aroA gene encoding 3-phosphoshikimate 1-carboxyvinyltransferase, producing MNVIPESLTETRGGPESGHMQVRKGHRVSGTVRVPGDKSISHRSLILGGMASGKTVVTGFLPSDDCLRTLSAFSRLGVQIRQQQDETVLELESPGLSGLQEPDSILDFGNSGTASRLMCGVLAGTSFFTVMTGDDSLRKRPMKRVVDPLGMMGAKIDGPGSGSRLPLAIRGTALKGISFFNAHKSAQVKSSVLLAGLNASGSTTVEEPLQTRDHTERLLPLFGGKVLREGLRTTVYPSRLTGTALHVPGDFSSAAFFLALGLLTPGSSLTLEGVGLNPSRTGLLQVLEAMKARSLRILPSTDPSLQSEPYGNIQVGFSELEGIDVPPEWIPNIIDEIPILAACAACARGTTTIRGAAELRVKESDRIRGIVSALQVLGVPCKEFPDGFAIDGLGPDPRLTGGTIDSLNDHRIAMSMAVLGSRLPESEILTIRGTDFVSTSFPGFSKLFNQVVEC from the coding sequence ATGAACGTCATTCCTGAATCCCTGACCGAAACCCGAGGAGGTCCGGAATCGGGACACATGCAAGTCCGGAAGGGCCATCGCGTTTCGGGGACTGTCCGCGTCCCCGGGGACAAATCCATCTCCCACCGGTCCTTGATTCTTGGAGGGATGGCCTCGGGAAAAACCGTTGTCACAGGCTTTCTGCCTTCGGACGATTGCCTTCGGACACTTTCGGCATTTTCAAGGCTTGGGGTTCAAATCAGACAACAGCAGGACGAAACAGTGCTCGAACTGGAGAGTCCTGGATTGAGCGGTCTCCAGGAACCCGACTCCATTCTCGATTTCGGGAACTCAGGCACAGCGTCCCGATTGATGTGCGGCGTGCTGGCAGGGACTTCTTTTTTTACCGTCATGACCGGTGACGACAGCCTCCGGAAACGACCCATGAAAAGAGTCGTCGACCCCTTGGGCATGATGGGGGCCAAGATCGACGGCCCCGGCTCCGGAAGCCGTCTGCCACTCGCCATTCGAGGCACTGCGCTGAAAGGAATCTCTTTTTTTAATGCGCACAAAAGTGCCCAGGTCAAGTCTTCCGTGCTCCTTGCCGGCCTGAACGCCTCGGGCTCCACGACCGTTGAAGAGCCGTTGCAGACAAGGGACCACACAGAAAGACTCCTTCCCCTGTTCGGAGGGAAGGTCCTCCGGGAGGGTCTCCGGACCACCGTTTATCCATCCCGTCTGACAGGAACTGCACTGCACGTTCCGGGCGATTTTTCGTCGGCGGCCTTTTTTCTGGCTCTGGGACTCCTGACTCCCGGCTCTTCGCTGACCCTGGAAGGCGTGGGGCTCAATCCGAGCAGAACCGGTTTACTCCAGGTTCTTGAAGCCATGAAAGCGCGCTCCCTGCGGATCCTTCCCTCCACCGACCCTTCTCTCCAATCCGAGCCCTACGGAAATATTCAAGTGGGCTTTTCGGAACTGGAGGGAATCGACGTTCCTCCGGAGTGGATCCCGAACATTATTGACGAAATCCCGATCCTGGCCGCCTGTGCGGCCTGTGCCCGGGGAACAACCACGATTCGGGGAGCAGCCGAACTTCGGGTCAAAGAATCCGACCGTATTCGGGGAATCGTCTCCGCCCTCCAGGTTCTGGGGGTTCCCTGCAAAGAGTTTCCGGACGGCTTCGCCATTGATGGACTCGGACCTGACCCCCGATTGACGGGAGGCACGATAGACAGCCTGAATGACCACAGGATCGCCATGTCCATGGCCGTTCTCGGATCAAGACTTCCCGAAAGCGAAATCCTGACCATCCGGGGGACGGATTTCGTCTCCACATCGTTTCCCGGATTTTCCAAACTGTTCAATCAGGTTGTCGAATGCTGA
- the cmk gene encoding (d)CMP kinase: MLNKGSIAIDGPSASGKSSLARALANKLQWVHADTGALYRAVALSLIKASLAEATDNILCKHIKDQTISYNIRDNSTRVLLNGEDVTDILRSEEIGRTASRISQIPCVREYLFHIQRSLGEKGEVVMDGRDIGTVILPDASLKIFLLADVRTRALRRLSELEQQGIPGNLRDIQNDLEERDRRDRTRSLAPLIQAPDALLLDNSHMTIEDSVKWILQKLPN, from the coding sequence ATGCTGAACAAAGGAAGCATTGCCATCGACGGGCCTTCCGCCTCGGGAAAATCCTCTCTGGCAAGGGCCCTTGCCAACAAACTCCAGTGGGTTCACGCTGATACCGGAGCCCTCTACAGGGCCGTGGCACTGTCTTTGATAAAAGCCAGTCTGGCGGAGGCAACGGACAACATCCTCTGCAAGCACATAAAGGACCAGACCATCTCCTACAACATCCGGGACAACAGCACCCGTGTTCTCCTGAACGGGGAGGACGTGACAGACATCCTGCGCAGCGAAGAAATCGGACGGACAGCCTCCCGTATTTCCCAAATTCCCTGCGTGAGAGAATACCTCTTCCATATCCAGAGAAGCCTGGGAGAAAAAGGTGAGGTTGTCATGGACGGCAGAGATATCGGAACCGTGATCCTGCCGGATGCTTCCCTGAAAATTTTTCTCCTGGCAGACGTCCGGACCAGGGCCCTCAGGCGACTGAGCGAACTGGAACAACAAGGGATTCCGGGAAATCTTCGTGATATCCAGAACGATCTGGAAGAACGGGACAGAAGAGACCGAACGCGGTCTCTTGCTCCTTTGATCCAGGCGCCAGATGCCCTTCTTCTGGACAACTCCCACATGACGATCGAAGACAGCGTAAAATGGATTCTCCAAAAGCTTCCCAACTGA
- a CDS encoding lysophospholipid acyltransferase family protein, with product MDSPKASQLIEVPTSVWNRPFYRSVRAFFSLFCRSYLRLKVDGLENLPAEGGTIVAVNHQSHLDVPLMGLSLPREARFPGKAELFTSSFLLRTFLLNLGGFPIVRGEGDRKAISLSESILQRGDVLVLFPEGTRTRTGEIGAFHRGLGVLSIRTGSPIVPAAIRGSGDSLGVGKAWPRPGKIFVRFAKPLIPPSLDLSPRDLKEASQSLTSAVENEVRSLYRSLLLSQESSD from the coding sequence ATGGATTCTCCAAAAGCTTCCCAACTGATAGAAGTCCCGACATCCGTCTGGAATCGTCCCTTCTACCGGAGTGTCCGGGCATTTTTCTCCCTGTTTTGCAGGAGTTATCTCCGTTTAAAGGTGGATGGTCTGGAGAATCTTCCCGCAGAAGGAGGAACAATTGTCGCGGTCAATCACCAGAGTCATCTGGATGTGCCCCTGATGGGGCTTTCCTTGCCACGGGAGGCCCGTTTTCCGGGGAAGGCCGAGCTCTTTACCTCTTCTTTTCTCCTCAGAACCTTTCTTTTAAATCTCGGGGGTTTCCCGATCGTGCGGGGAGAGGGAGACCGGAAAGCTATTTCCCTGTCGGAAAGCATCCTTCAGCGAGGGGACGTTCTCGTCCTTTTTCCGGAGGGAACCCGGACCCGAACCGGAGAAATAGGAGCCTTCCATCGGGGATTGGGAGTGCTGTCCATCCGGACGGGATCCCCGATCGTCCCGGCCGCTATTCGAGGCAGCGGGGATTCGCTCGGTGTGGGCAAAGCCTGGCCCCGGCCGGGGAAAATCTTCGTCCGGTTCGCGAAACCACTGATTCCCCCTTCCCTGGACCTCTCCCCCAGGGATTTAAAAGAAGCCAGCCAGTCCCTGACCTCGGCGGTGGAAAACGAAGTCCGCTCCCTCTATCGATCTCTTCTCCTCTCCCAAGAGTCATCCGACTGA
- a CDS encoding SLC13 family permease, translating into MQTWGVGFLAIVTILLLAMGTVPVEVVAVGVLVVLGVTGLLPVSELFRGFSEPAVFLIGSLFVLSEGMARAKVVRWLATTLTIHIGKKPFLLSAALYLLAGVLAMFLNDTGSIAIFLPLVGALVGELGLPLRGFLLPTGYVALLGGSATLIGSSSNVIVAGFLESRHLPTFQMFDFFRVGGGAFLIGLIYLIFTRPLFLGKIGGETLPREASSRKFFVEVLLGKKFAFLGKNISDVPFLAEYYVPPPGDPSPSGVRGEGEEKDRYRSFLKASWSLIRHPSAALSAPPEQSSYRGGPLREGNRVRLYVTVAQLQRVTEREGIDIYGLSAPGRGEGESFVAGQKKALEDEEVIVCEAIPAPSSGLIGRPLSSLSYLTGPDISVSGIHRSSAPPDPLSQTILSHGDVLLLKGRRESFDWLRDRSLFLYLDEVEREVFRSEKALTAVGILVLFVLASVFHWVPTVLAALMAGLAMVGTGIVRMKEALGAIEWRVIFLMGSMFPLGWALERSPFGSVLVHGLKGAGGGLGPEGALVLVLATTMVAVQFLSHTLVALFMSPVALSIAVALHVSPMPYLAAVSLGAASVFLTPFSHPVNIMTWSAGNYRLRDYLQVGGGLLLLTLAWGVFEIPRVWPFHP; encoded by the coding sequence ATGCAAACCTGGGGTGTGGGGTTCCTCGCAATCGTCACGATTCTCCTCCTCGCGATGGGAACAGTTCCTGTTGAAGTGGTGGCCGTCGGGGTCCTTGTCGTCCTGGGAGTTACAGGGCTCCTCCCCGTCTCCGAGCTTTTCCGCGGATTTTCCGAACCGGCTGTTTTCCTGATTGGTTCCCTCTTTGTCCTTTCCGAAGGAATGGCCCGGGCGAAAGTTGTCCGCTGGCTCGCCACGACGCTTACGATCCATATCGGAAAGAAGCCTTTTCTCTTGTCCGCGGCGCTGTATCTCCTGGCCGGTGTGCTTGCGATGTTTCTTAATGATACAGGATCCATCGCAATCTTTCTCCCTCTGGTGGGGGCTCTTGTCGGAGAACTCGGCCTTCCTCTCCGGGGCTTTCTCCTTCCCACGGGGTATGTGGCGCTCCTGGGTGGATCGGCAACGCTGATCGGATCCTCGTCGAATGTGATTGTAGCGGGATTTCTGGAGTCCCGTCACTTGCCGACGTTCCAGATGTTTGATTTTTTCAGGGTCGGCGGAGGGGCCTTTCTGATCGGACTGATTTATCTGATTTTTACGCGTCCCCTTTTCCTGGGAAAAATTGGCGGAGAAACGTTGCCCAGGGAAGCCTCCTCCCGAAAGTTTTTTGTCGAGGTTCTTCTCGGAAAAAAATTTGCGTTCCTGGGAAAGAACATTTCGGACGTTCCCTTTCTCGCGGAGTATTATGTTCCCCCTCCGGGAGATCCCTCTCCTTCGGGCGTTCGGGGGGAAGGGGAAGAAAAAGACCGATATCGCTCGTTCCTCAAGGCGTCCTGGTCTCTGATCCGCCACCCTTCCGCGGCTCTGTCCGCTCCGCCGGAGCAGTCGTCCTACCGGGGGGGGCCTCTTCGCGAGGGAAATCGTGTCCGTCTTTATGTGACCGTCGCCCAATTGCAGCGTGTTACGGAACGGGAAGGGATCGACATTTATGGTCTTTCCGCTCCGGGGCGGGGAGAGGGGGAGTCATTTGTCGCCGGTCAAAAAAAGGCTCTGGAGGATGAGGAAGTCATTGTCTGCGAGGCAATTCCCGCTCCTTCTTCGGGGTTGATCGGCCGGCCCCTTTCGAGCCTCTCCTATCTGACCGGACCGGATATCTCGGTGTCGGGAATTCATCGCTCCTCTGCGCCTCCGGATCCCTTGTCCCAGACCATTCTGTCCCATGGGGATGTTCTTCTTCTGAAAGGGCGCAGGGAATCGTTCGACTGGTTGAGGGACAGATCTCTTTTTCTGTATCTCGACGAGGTGGAAAGGGAGGTGTTCCGGTCGGAAAAAGCATTGACGGCTGTCGGGATTCTCGTTCTTTTTGTTCTGGCGTCCGTTTTTCATTGGGTTCCGACGGTTCTTGCCGCACTTATGGCTGGTCTTGCGATGGTGGGTACGGGGATTGTCCGGATGAAAGAAGCTCTGGGGGCCATCGAATGGCGGGTCATTTTTTTGATGGGAAGCATGTTCCCGCTCGGATGGGCTCTGGAGCGATCACCTTTTGGTTCGGTTCTGGTGCATGGTCTGAAGGGGGCAGGGGGAGGGCTTGGACCGGAAGGAGCCCTGGTCCTCGTTCTGGCGACAACGATGGTGGCGGTCCAGTTCTTGTCCCACACGCTGGTGGCTCTTTTTATGTCTCCCGTTGCCTTGTCGATTGCGGTCGCCCTTCATGTCAGTCCGATGCCTTACCTCGCGGCGGTTTCATTGGGTGCGGCTTCGGTTTTCCTCACGCCGTTTTCCCATCCGGTCAACATCATGACCTGGAGCGCCGGAAACTACAGGCTGAGGGATTATCTTCAGGTGGGGGGTGGACTTCTCTTGCTGACGCTTGCCTGGGGGGTGTTTGAAATTCCCCGTGTCTGGCCGTTTCATCCCTGA